One part of the Vicia villosa cultivar HV-30 ecotype Madison, WI linkage group LG6, Vvil1.0, whole genome shotgun sequence genome encodes these proteins:
- the LOC131612738 gene encoding pectinesterase-like, which produces MNGKVIISVVSLILVVGVAIGVVVAVHKKGEDPEIQIQQRSVQIVCQNAEDQKLCHDTLKSVNGPACGDPKAYIAAVVKATTDSVIKAFNMSDRLSTEYGSKDNGVKMALDDCKDLLEFAMDSLEMSTNLVRDNNIQGVHSQTPDLRNWLSAVISYKQSCMEGFDDTKDGEKKIKDQFQVQSLDNLQKITGVALDIVSGLSNILQQFNLKLDLKPASRRLLADDIDDEGFPSWFSGSDRKLLASMQGKGWRTRVKANVIVAKDGSGQFKTIKDAIASYPKGNKGRYVIYVKAGVYDEYITVPKDAVNILMYGDGPQKTIVTGKKSYTSGYKTMHSATFANTAPGFIGKAMTFENTAGPDGHQAVAFRNQGDATAMVGCHFVGYQDTLYVQSNRQFYRNCVISGTIDFIFGASPALIQHSVIIVRKPNMKQFNTVTADGTEQQSMNTGIVIQDCQIVPENQLYPVRFQIKSYLGRPWKYLARTVVMESTIGDFIHPDGWVPWDNKQDFENTLYYAEYANTGPGADVSKRIKWKGYHGVISKAEATKFTAVEFMKAGPNSSAAWLKASHVPHYLGFKA; this is translated from the exons ATGAACGGAAAGGTAATTATCTCAGTTGTTTCTCTTATCCTCGTCGTTGGTGTTGCCATCGGCGTTGTTGTCGCTGTTCACAAGAAAGGTGAAGATCCTGAGATCCAAATTCAACAAAGATCTGTTCAAATTGTTTGTCAAAATGCAGAAGATCAAAAGCTTTGCCATGACACTCTTAAATCCGTTAATGGCCCCGCCTGCGGGGATCCAAAGGCATACATAGCAGCGGTCGTGAAAGCCACCACGGACAGTGTCATTAAGGCTTTCAACATGAGTGACAGACTCTCCACCGAGTACGGTAGCAAAGATAATGGCGTCAAGATGGCTCTTGATGACTGCAAAGATTTGCTGGAGTTTGCCATGGACAGTCTTGAAATGTCCACCAATTTGGTTCGTGACAACAACATTCAAGGTGTGCATTCCCAAACTCCTGATCTCAGGAACTGGTTGAGTGCAGTTATCTCTTATAAACAAAGTTGCATGGAAGGATTTGACGATACAAAAGATGGTGAGAAGAAGATCAAGGATCAGTTTCAAGTACAATCATTGGACAACCTACAAAAGATCACTGGTGTTGCACTTGATATCGTGAGTGGTTTGTCCAACATCCTTCAACAATTCAACTTGAAGCTTGATCTTAAACCTGCTTCTCGTCGTCTTCTTgctgatgatattgatgatgaagGATTCCCTTCATGGTTCTCTGGTTCTGATCGTAAGCTTTTGGCTTCCATGCAAGGAAAGGGATGGAGAACTCGTGTTAAGGCTAATGTTATTGTTGCCAAGGATGGAAGTGGTCAATTTAAAACCATTAAGGATGCTATTGCTTCTTACCCTAAGGGAAACAAAGGAAGATATGTTATCTACGTTAAGGCCGGTGTTTATGACGAGTACATCACCGTCCCCAAGGATGCCGTTAACATTCTTATGTATGGTGATGGCCCTCAAAAAACCATTGTCACCGGTAAAAAGTCGTATACTTCTGGTTACAAGACCATGCACTCCGCCACCTTCG CCAACACCGCACCTGGATTCATCGGAAAGGCAATGACATTCGAGAACACAGCCGGTCCTGATGGTCACCAAGCCGTTGCTTTTAGAAACCAAGGAGATGCGACTGCTATGGTTGGTTGCCATTTCGTTGGTTATCAAGATACATTGTACGTTCAATCCAACAGACAATTCTACCGCAACTGTGTTATCTCAGGAACCATCGATTTCATCTTCGGAGCATCACCTGCCTTGATTCAACACTCCGTGATCATCGTGAGGAAGCCTAACATGAAACAATTCAACACAGTTACCGCTGACGGAACAGAGCAGCAGAGCATGAATACAGGTATTGTGATCCAAGATTGCCAGATCGTTCCAGAAAATCAACTTTATCCAGTGAGATTCCAAATCAAATCTTACTTGGGAAGACCATGGAAGTATCTTGCAAGGACAGTTGTGATGGAATCCACCATTGGTGACTTCATTCATCCAGATGGTTGGGTCCCATGGGACAATAAGCAGGACTTTGAAAACACATTGTACTATGCTGAATATGCCAACACTGGACCTGGTGCCGATGTTAGCAAGAGGATCAAGTGGAAGGGTTATCATGGTGTTATTAGCAAGGCTGAAGCCACCAAATTCACTGCGGTTGAGTTTATGAAAGCCGGACCTAACTCTTCAGCTGCATGGTTGAAGGCTTCTCATGTTCCTCACTATCTTGGCTTCAAAGCTTGA
- the LOC131612740 gene encoding pectinesterase-like, whose amino-acid sequence MTGKVAISVVSLILVVGVAIGVVAIVYKSGDPQIKTQQRSVQVVCQNAEDKSLCYDTLKSVNGIDSADPKAYIAAAVKATTDSVIKAFNMSDRLSTEYGSKDNGVKMALDDCKDLLEFAMDSLEMSTNLIRDNNIQALHSQSPDIRNWLSSVISYQQSCMEGFDDAKDGEKKIKDQFQVESLDSVQKITGVALDIMSGLSNILEQFNLKLDLKPAFRRLLAEDIDDEGFPTWFSASDRKLLASMQGKGWRSKVKANAIVAKDGSGQFKTIKDAIASYPKGNKGRYVIYVKAGVYDEYITVPKDAANILMYGDGPQRTIVTGSKCYAKGVKTMQTATFANTAPGFIGKAMTFENTAGPDGHQAVALRNQGDMSAFIGCHILGYQDTLYVQTNRQFYRNCVISGTIDFIFGTSPTLIQHSVIIARKPNMNQFNTVTADGTAEKNMVTGIVIQDCQIVPEAQLFPIRFQIKSYLGRPWKAYSRTVVMESTIGDFLHPDGWVAWAGEHFENTCYYAEHANTGPGADVSKRIKWKGYHGVISRAEATKFTAGEFLKAGPNSGSEWLKALRVPHYLGFKA is encoded by the exons atgacagGAAAGGTAGCTATCTCAGTTGTTTCTCTTATCCTCGTTGTAGGTGTTGCCATCGGCGTTGTTGCCATTGTTTACAAATCTGGTGATCCTCAGATCAAAACTCAACAAAGATCTGTTCAAGTTGTTTGTCAAAATGCAGAAGACAAAAGTCTTTGCTATGACACTCTTAAATCCGTTAATGGCATCGACTCCGCGGATCCAAAGGCATACATAGCAGCGGCGGTGAAGGCCACCACGGACAGTGTCATCAAGGCTTTCAACATGAGTGACAGACTCTCCACCGAGTACGGTAGCAAAGATAATGGCGTCAAGATGGCTCTTGATGACTGCAAAGATTTGCTGGAGTTTGCCATGGACAGTCTTGAAATGTCCACCAATTTGATTCGTGACAACAACATTCAAGCTTTGCATTCGCAATCTCCTGATATCAGGAACTGGTTGAGTTCAGTTATCTCTTATCAACAAAGTTGCATGGAAGGATTTGATGATGCAAAAGACGGTGAGAAGAAGATCAAGGATCAGTTTCAAGTAGAGTCTTTGGATAGCGTACAAAAGATCACTGGTGTTGCACTTGATATCATGAGTGGTTTGTCCAACATCCTTGAACAATTCAACTTGAAGCTTGATCTTAAACCTGCTTTCCGTCGTCTTCTTGCTGAGGATATTGATGATGAAGGATTCCCTACATGGTTCTCAGCTTCTGACCGTAAGCTTTTGGCTTCCATGCAAGGAAAGGGATGGAGATCAAAGGTTAAGGCTAATGCTATTGTTGCCAAGGATGGTAGTGGTCAATTTAAAACCATTAAGGATGCTATTGCTTCTTACCCTAAGGGAAACAAAGGAAGATATGTTATCTACGTTAAGGCCGGTGTTTATGACGAGTACATCACCGTCCCCAAGGATGCCGCTAACATTCTTATGTATGGTGATGGCCCTCAAAGAACCATTGTCACCGGTAGCAAGTGCTATGCTAAGGGTGTCAAGACCATGCAAACCGCCACTTTCG CCAACACCGCACCTGGATTCATCGGAAAGGCAATGACATTCGAGAACACAGCTGGTCCTGATGGTCACCAAGCCGTTGCTTTGAGAAATCAAGGAGATATGTCTGCTTTCATCGGTTGCCATATCCTTGGTTACCAAGACACATTGTACGTTCAAACCAACAGACAATTCTACCGCAACTGTGTCATCTCAGGAACCATCGATTTCATCTTCGGAACATCACCTACCTTGATTCAACACTCCGTGATCATCGCCAGGAAGCCTAACATGAACCAATTCAACACCGTTACTGCTGACGGAACAGCCGAGAAAAACATGGTTACAGGTATTGTGATCCAAGATTGCCAGATCGTTCCAGAAGCACAATTGTTTCCAATTAGATTCCAAATCAAATCTTACTTGGGAAGACCATGGAAGGCATACTCAAGGACAGTTGTGATGGAATCCACCATCGGTGACTTCCTTCATCCAGATGGTTGGGTCGCATGGGCAGGTGAGCACTTTGAAAACACATGTTACTATGCTGAACATGCCAACACTGGACCTGGTGCCGATGTTAGCAAGAGGATCAAGTGGAAGGGTTATCATGGTGTTATTAGCAGGGCTGAAGCTACCAAATTCACTGCTGGTGAGTTTCTTAAGGCTGGACCTAACTCTGGATCTGAATGGTTGAAGGCACTTCGTGTTCCTCACTATCTTGGCTTCAAAGCTTGA